The window ATGATCTCAACCGGCGAAACGTCCTTGCGGACAATGCGCGCGCGCAGTTCGTTCGCGGGCAGCAAGCACAGGTCATCGCTCATCGCGCTCAAGTCCCAAGCATCGAATTCAAGCATCGAATTCAGGGGTCGATGACGCAAGGATGACATTCACATTGACTTCAGGTCCAATACCATTGCACAACCAACCCATACGATTTCGGTATGGCAAAAATGGATCTCCGGCGCCTCCGCTATTTCGTTGCCGTCGCGGAAGAACGCAGCGTCGGCCGGGCGGCCGTCCGCCTGCGCATGGCGCAGCCGCCGCTGTCGGTCCAGATCCGCAAACTGGAAGCTGAAGTCGGAACCTCGCTGTTTCGTCGCGGCACGCGGGGCATGGAGCTGACGGCGGCCGGCCGCGCCCTGCTGTCGCGCGCGCGTGAAGCGCTGGCCCTGACAGCTGAAGGCTTCGAGGCGGCCCGCGCGGTGGCGGCGGGGCGCCGGGGACGATTGTCGGTCGGCTACATGTTCGCGCTGGCCTACGCCGTGCTGCCGAAGCTCGTGCCGGAACTACGAAGGTCCCTGCCCAAGGTCGACCTGGAGTTCATCGAACTGAGCGCATCGACGCGCGAGGCGCGGCTCTTGGACCACAGCGTGACTGTGGCGCTGTGCATGCCCGCCATTCGTCATAGCGAGATCGAGGTCGCCACGATCGGCAAGCAGCGATTGCTGCTGGCCATGCCGGCCGGCTCGCAACTGGCGCGTGCGACGGCCGTGCCGGTGAAAAAGCTGCAGGGCCGCCCGCTGATCAGTTTGCCCTGGCCTGCCGAAGATCCGGCGACCTCCGTCGTCACGTCGCTTCTGAGGCGGAATCAGATCAGCATGCCCATCGCGAACCGGGTCGAGACGGTGCACTCGGCACTCAGCCTTGTGCTTGCTGGAGAGGGCATGGCGATCCTTCCCGCCTGCGCCCAGCTTGGATGCCCGACCGGCGTCGTGTTCAGGCCCTTCCTCGACGCCGACGATGCCATCGACGTCGCGGTGTGCTGGCGCCGGGACTCTCTCAATCCGCTGGTTCGCAATTTCCTGAAGTGCGCGGAAAAAGTGATCCGCCAGGTCTGAGCGCTGGCCGGCTTGCTGACCAAGGCGTCAGGCAAGGAACTGGCCGACACCGAGACTCGTATCAACGCCATCGCGTCTGCCGTCATCGCCACCGATCTGACGAAACAGATGTCATCGGAGACGTATCAGACAGTCCTCGCGAAGATCCCGCTCGGCCGGGGGCAGCCGGGCGACCTACTGAAGCATGTCCAACCGGCCTACGGATGAAGGCAGATTGGCTTAACGCCGCATGTTCCTGAATTTTCCTTGATCGCCATGCGTCCGATGCCCTTCAACTGGTCCTTAGACATTGCAGGCGCCCATGGTAGTTGACGGACATGGATGCACTCATAGGCACAGCCCGCACACTGTCGGCACCCGAAGCCGCAACCGCATGCTTTTGGGCCGTCGCCATCCGTTCGGATGCGCCGCGGACAGCGCCGCCCACGCTGCGATGGCTGTCCCAGTCCGGTGACGACACCATCGCCACCGGACTCGCACCTGGCGAGATCATGCTTTGGATCGCCGCGGTTACCGGCTCTCGAGCTAAGGAGACCCGAGACGCACTCCCGCTGCGGGAAGCGGCGGCCCCCCTCGGCTCCGATGAATTCGAGCGTCTGCTGAAATTCGTTCACGAAGAGGATCGTCGCTCCTATGCCGCGGCCCATGGCGGCGCACGCAGATTGCTGGCGCGTATCTTACAGCGACCGCCCGAAGCGCTCCGGTTCTCCACCACGGCTCACGGCAAACCGGTGCTGTCCCCGCCGGTCCCTGCATTGGATTTCAGCATCAGTCATGCGCGAGGTGTCGTCGCCGTGGCAGTTGCCCAGCATCCGGTCGGGGTCGATGTCGAACCGCTGCGGGCATTCGACGGAATGGACGGCATGAGCGATCTTGTCCTCAGCCCGCAGGAACAAGCCAACCTCCGCAGCGCATCGGCCCCCCTTCGGCCAAGACTCTTCCTGCGCTACTGGACGCTCAAGGAGGCGCTGCTCAAGGCCGCGGGGGCTGGTTTCAGCATCGCACCGAACCTGATCACCCTCGACGTCGGTGCAGCGCCAGCGGCCCTATCCGTACCGGCCCAGCTTGGCGATCCGGCGCAATGGCAGCTGACAGCGTCCGAGCTTTAAACGTGATGTGTTCAGGTTAAATCGTTCTCGTCATCCTGAGGTGCCCGCGAAGCGGGCCTCGAAGGATGGAGGGCCCAGACGTTTAACGTATGGGCCGTCGTCCTTCGAGGCTCGCCATGCGGCGCAAGCGCACCGCAGGGCTCGCACCTCAGGATGACGGATTACATGTGTGAACTGCATCTCATCGCGCTCTAAGCGATCAGTTCGCGCCGCTGGATCGACAGCAGCAGGGAATCGGCAATCTCCTGCGAGCGCAGCGCCAGCACCGACAGCAACGTGTCGCTCAGGCCATGCGAGGCTTCCGAATAGCCCTGAAGATGGATTTTCGGCTTGAAAGCGGGGCTGGTGACGAGCCGGTAATTGCGATCCAGTGTCGGGCTCTGCACGTAGCGCTGGATCGGCTCCAGGAATGCATGACGGCTGTCGCGATCGTAACCCGTCGCCAGCAGCACCGCATCGTAGGCAGACCGCTTGCTGGTGCCGGCAAACCGGTCGGAGGTGGCGATCTCGATGCCGGCCGGCGTGGCGCGGATATCGGTAATGTCGCTGCGCGGATAGAGCGTCACCTCACTGCCACCTTCGACCCGCTGCTGGTAGATCATCCGATAGAGCCGATCGAGCAGATCGGCATCGACGACGGCATAATTGGTATTGCGGAAACTGCGAACAATCGCCTCCCGCCGCGCCTCGGGCTGCGCGAAGATGAAATCCGTGTAATCCGGATTGAAGATCTCGTTCACGAACGGACTGCTGTCCGACGGCTTCAGCGCATGCCCGCGGAACACCAGATCGACGTTCAACTGCGGGAAGCGCGAGCGCAGGTCGACGGTGACTTCGGTCGCGCTCTGTCCGCCGCCGATCACGGCCACGCGCTTGCCCGCGCCATCGAGACCGAGACGATCGATCTCACGGAGATACCGGCTGGAGTGGATCAGCCGGGGGTCCTGCGCAACCGGCTCGAACATCGCCGGGATGTACGGACCGCCGCCAACCGCGACCACCAGGTTCCTGGCCTGCCGGACGATCTCCCCGCCCCCCTGGGTGCGCGAAAACACGCGCAGCGACGTCACCAGCTGTCCCGACATCACCGGCTCGACGGAGACGACGCTCTCGCCGTAGGCGCTCAGTTTCTCGTAGTGCCCCGCCACCCAGCGCAGGTAGTCGTTGAACTCCACCCGGCTGGGATAGAATGTCCGGCAATTGATGAAGGCCTCGAGACGCCCCTTCTTGTGCAGATAATTCACGAAGGTGAGCGGACTGGTCGGATCGCGCAGCGACACCAGGTCCTTCAGGAACGAGATCTGCATGTCGCTGTCGGGCAGCAACATGCCGCCATGCCAGGTGAACTGCGGCTGCTTCTCGATAAACAGCGACAGACACCTGATGCGCGACTCGCGCGCACGCTCGTCCAGCGCGATCGCCAATGCGAGGTTTGACGGCCCGAAGCCGACGCCGATGAGGTCGTATTCCATGACATGGTGAGACGACATGCGAACTCCCGTTGCGGCTTTCAGGCCCGGACCGCCGCTTCAGTTGCGGCCGGCAGCCAGAGCCGGTCGCCAAAGAAGCGCTCACGCAGGAGCATCACCAGCGTCGCCCGCTTGTGCGGAAAATCGAAATTCTTGATCGTTGCAAATCCAGACCGCTCGAGATTGCGAAGCTGCTGAACATGTGCAGCCGCAGGCTCGCCAACAATACGCTGGGTCCGGCAATCATCCAGGAACATGTAATGCATCAGCGACGGCAGCCATGCGCTGATGAACTGGCGTCCGCGGTAAGCGTCCTCTCCGACCACCACATGCCAGCCACGATCATAATCACCGGCATCGTAAAACGGCGCGATCCGATTCTCTTTCGCCCAATAGATTTCGAAATAGCTGAACGGCACATCGTCGAAGCAGCCGATCAGCGGCAGCATATGCGGATCCGCCTGCAGCCTGGCGATATAGGCCCGGTGCTTGTCGAGATCGCCATCCTCGTCCCAGAACGCGGCAACGCGGGGATCGTTCATCCAGCGATGGAACAGCGGCAGATCCGCTTCCCGATCCAGCGCGCGGAACGAGATGGTCTGCGACAGCCAGGGAATGAAGCGGGCATAAACCACACCCTCCGGCTTGACCGGGCGTCGTGGGTGCCGTTTGCCGTCGGTCATCACATAGTGCAGCGGCAATGGCGGCCGGTCGGCGTCGGCGAGCCAATTGTCCGGGCGCTGCATGACAAGTCCGGGCTCGACCACGAACTCGGATCCGCGGGCCTCCATAAGGCCGTGCTTCAAAAGATGCGCGATCAACTGCGGTCGATTACCCAGATCCAGAACAAATTGTGCGGCAGCTGGAGACCACCCCAGGGCGGCCTCTGTCGCCGCAGACAATGCAGGCAACGCGCGTTTCGGATCGCCCGGCCCATCGAGCAGAGACAGTCGCGACGCCGCTTCATCAAACTTCAGGGACATCACGGGTGCGCCGCCGGATACGACACGCAACTGCGCACCATTGCGCAGGGTCACGATTGCCGGCGTCAAGCCGAGCGGAAAAACATTTTCCGAAACACTTGCTTCGTCAGAGATCAGGGAGCGTGAAACTACAGTCATCCCAGCTCCTTGCGTCACAGACGATGTTGCCCCGATACAAGCGTCGCTCTCGCTTCGGGCTCTTTGCTCGCGTGTGGTGTAATCACCGTGCCCGGGGATGACAAGAAATTGCCGGGCACCAAAGTTTAGATCTTATAAAAACAGATCGATGTTCCGAAATATCGCCGGACGAAACAAGATATGCGCTGTCGTCGCGGCATTCACGCAACTGACGCATTTGATCTGCATTTTAATTTCACGCCGGCTTCGCAAGCTTACGTGGATATTTCCGTCGGCTGCGGTGTCACAAGAGTCGTCTCCGTTGCATGCGCGACGATTCGCCCCTGCTTCAACCTGATAATGCGATCGGCCGCACCGAAATACCTGTCGTCGTGGGAGATCACGATGATGGTCTTGCCGAGCCGTTTCAGGTCGGGCAGCAGTTCCGTATAGAAGATCTGCCGGAAAGCGGGATCCTGATCAGCCGCCCACTCATCGAACACCAGAACCGGCCGGCCTTCGAGCCATGCATTCATCAGCGCCAGCCGCTTGCGCTGCCCGGTGGAGAGATCGGTGGTGCTGAAGACGCCATCCTCGACCGACACCTTGTGCGCGACCTCCAGCCGCTCCAGGTAGCGCTCCGCGACGTCGGGCACGATGCCCGGGCCGCGCAACAGATCCTCGAACAGATAATAGTCGGCGAACACCGTGGTGAAGAGCTGTCGATAATCGTCCCGATCCTCGGCCGTCACCGGGGCACCGTCCCGCAGCACCACGCCATTCTGGGGCGCGTAGAGGCCGAGCAGCAGTTTGATCAGCGTGGTTTTGCCGCTGCCATTCTCGCCGACAATGAAGACAATCTCGCCGCGCTGGACACGGAAGTCGATGGGACCGAGCACGAACGGCTGGCTTCCAGCGACCTGCTGAAACGCATAGGACACGCCGCGCATCTCGATCGACTGGACTTCAAGCGCGGGCGGCTTGGCCGGCGCCAGCAGATCGGCCTCCGGCGTCGAGAACAACTCCGACAATTCGGCAATGCGGCGCATCGCCACCTGCGCGCGCCCGAGCGCCGGCAGGATGCCGATCACCTGATCGACGGGGCCGCGCATGTACAGCAGCACCAGCACAAAACCGCTCGACACCGAGGCCGGGCTGTCCGGCCACAGCCACTGACGCAGCGCCAGCGCGATGCCGATCACCAGGAAAAACAGCATCGTTCCCAGCGCACGCGCCGTGACGAACAGGTTGATCGATTCGATCTGGACCGCGCTGATCCGCTCGACCGTCCCCTTCAGCTGCTCGGCATAAATCCGATGCCGACGCTGCCGGTTCATTCGCAGCTCCTTGGCGCCCTCGGCAATCGAGCGATAGTGCCGCTGCAATTCATCCTCGGAATGCCGCGCCGCGTGAAATCCCTTGACGCCGCGGGTTCGCGCATAGGCCTGCAGCAGCGATCCCACGATGATCACGAAACCCGTCACCAGGAACATCGGCCACGACAGCACGGCAAGATAAACGAGGCAGCCGGCGACGATGATCAGCGACACGAAGAACGATGAGATGTAGAACGCGAAATCGCTGATGGTATCGACGTCGTGGGTCAGCACCGGGATCAGGCGATGGGTCCGATAGCGCTCGAGCTGATCGATCGGTGCGGCAAGAATTTCCGCAGCCAACGACGTGCGCAGCGAACCGATGATGCGCTGGCCGACAAAATTGGCGCTCATATCCGCGCCGATCGAGCCGACCAGAATCAGCAGGCACAGCCCGCCAAAAACCAGCAGCAGCGACATTACGTCGCCCTGCGGCGCGTGGAGGCCGCGATTGACCACCGCCAGCAGCCCCGCCACGCTGGCGCCACCGACCACGCCCAGCAGGCTGCCCCCGAGCACGATGGGCCAGAAGGGCCGCAGCAATTGGACGATCTGTGCCGAGAGGCCGTGCCGCGCGTTCATAATCACCACAAGACTGAGCAGAACTGGATCAAGAAAAGCCGCGACGAACTTACGCCGTGTCGACGCACGCCTAGCGCTGCCCGGGTCGATACAAGGATGCGCCGACAATGTCAGTGGCACATTGGGTTTTGAGGCCTTGGTTTCGAACGATTCTAATATGAATCCGAACCTGTGCTGGTAAACAGCGCCCACGAAACGTGCGCTGTTTGCGGGCGTTTTCGACATATCGCAGCGGGCATCATGGTCACGACGGAACCATGCGCGTGAGATCGCCGTGCGGACGTTTTAACCGGCCGTCGAGATCACAGCTGTGTCGGGCAGATGGGTACCGGGCGAGATGGAGGACGGGTTGGGATTGCTGATTTCCGAAGCGCGCATCCCGTTCGCCGATGCCGCTGGCCTCGCCTCCCGCATGATCGATCATCTGGCCGAACACAATGTGGCGTTCGAAGCCCATGATGGGCTGATGATCGCGCGGCTGTCGTTCGGGACCAGCACCCTCGCCGTCGAACCCTCCGCCATCAATGTGCGCGTCGAGGCGTCCGACCTGGGCAACCTCGAAGTGCTGCGCTCGATTCTCGCCTCGCACATTATCGAATTTGCCGGAGACACCCCGCCGACCATCGTCTGGCAGGGGCACCAATCGAACGGCGAGACGCTGGCCAACTTCCGTGAAGTGCGGCTCAAGTCCGCGATCGACCTGACGCCGCATATGCGGCGCCTCACCTTCACCGGTGGCGACATCGCGCGGTTCGCCAGCGACCGGGAACTTCATGTCCGGCTCTACTTCCCACCGCCCGACCTCGCCAAGCCGGAGTGGCCGCGGCCGGCGCCGGACGGCCAGATCCTGTGGCCGCCCGACGACCGCAGGCCCCTCACCCGCTACTACACGATACGCCGCATCGACACGGCGACCCGCGAAATCGATATCGACTTCGTGCTGCACGATCACGCTGGCCCCGGCGCTCGCTTCGCCATGGACGCCCACCCGGGCGCCATCTGCGGCATGGCCGGCCCGCTCGGCCGCAGCGCGCGGCCCGCACGCTGGATGCTGCTCGCCGGCGACGAAACCGCGCTGCCGGCGATCGCGCGCATCCTTGAAAGCCTGCCGGACACCACAGCGGGGCATGTGTTGATTGAAGTTGCCGATGCGCGCGAAGAGCTTACGTTGACGGCGCCATCGGGCATGACGGTCCGCTGGCTGCATCGCGACGGCGCGACGCCGGGATCGACACGCCTGCTGATCGACGCCATCAGGGACGTGCGCTGGCCGGACCACCGCGACGTTTTCGCTTGGGTCGCGGCCGAAGCGCAAACCATCAAGGAGCTCCGCCTGCATGCACGCGACATCCCAGACGTCGCGCGCGAACAGCTGCTCGCGGTTGCCTATTGGGGGCTGCGGCGTGCGTAATCCAGACACTTTCGAGACGTGATCCCATGCAGATGCTCCAGCCGGCCGCGGCAGCCGAGACCTCACAGGCGATCGCCGAGCCCTTGTTCGAGCTGGATGGCGTCAGCTTTGCCATTCCCGAACGCACGCTGCTGGAGCCGCTGACGCTCAGCCTGCCGGCGCGCAGCGTGGTCGGCCTGATCGGGCACAACGGATCGGGCAAATCCACCCTGCTGAAACTGCTGGCACGGCAGCAGCCGAGCTCGGCCGGCACCATCCGTTTCGAGGGGCGGCCGCTGAAAGACTGGAACGACCGGCAGTATGCGCGCAAGGTGGCTTACCTGCCGCAGCAGGCGCCGCCCGCCGCGGGCATGCTGGTCAAAGAGCTGGTGGCGCTGGGACGCTATCCCTGGCACGGCGCGCTCGGACGTTTCAGCGACACCGATCGCGCCAAGGTCGCCGAGGCCATGGCGCTGACCGACATCGAACCATTCGCGGACCGGCTGGTGGACACTCTGTCCGGTGGCGAACGGCAGCGCGTGTGGATCGCGATGCTGGTGGCGCAGGACGCGCAATGCCTGCTGCTGGACGAGCCGATTTCAGCGCTGGACGTGGCGCATCAGATCGACGTGCTGTCGCTGGTGCAGCGCCTTGCTCGGGAGCGCAACCTCGGCGTTGTCATCGTGCTGCACGACGTCAACATGGCGGCCCGGTTCTGCGACGAGATCATCGCGCTGCACAGCGGCAAGCTGATCACGCGCGGTGCCCCTGCCGCGATCATGACGCCGGATGAACTCGAGGCGATCTACGGCATCGCGATGGGCGTCATTCCCTCCCCGGACAGCGGACACCCGATCAGCTTCGTGCGTTGACGGGCCCCCGCCGACGGTTCGTCACGCGCGCCGCGGCCGCAGCAGCCACATCAGATAGGGACCACCGATCAGGGTCGCGAACAGCCCGGCCGGCACCTGATACGGGAAGATGATCACGCGCCCGGCCCAGTCCGCCAGCACCATCAGGATCGCGCCGATCACCGCGGCCAGCGCGATCTGATGCAGCGCGCGCTGAGCACCCATCATCCGCGCCATGTGCGGCGCCATCAGCCCGATGAAACTCAGCGGGCCGACGACGAGCGTGGCGGCCGCCGTCAGAAGCGCGGTGACCAGCATGACCGCGACACGGCTGGCCGCGACCGAGACTCCAACCGCATGGGCCGTGACCTGTCCCAGCGGCAGAATATCGAGCCAGCGCGACAGCACCGGCGTGAACAGCAACAGGACCGCGGCGATCACGAGCAGCACGGAGGCCTCCGCACCGCCGATCTGATAGGTCGACCCGGCCAGCAAGGTGAGCAACTGCCCCATGCGCGGATCGCCGGTCGCCAGCGCAATGGCGATGACGGCCCCAAAAATTGCTGACATCGCGACACCGGCCAGCAGCAGGCGATCCGGATTGAACTCGGAGCGGCGGCTGAACAGCAGCACCAGGGCCAATACGGTGAAGGCGCCGATCGCGCCGGCCGCGATCTGCAGCAGCCGGCTGTGCGCGGGAAACACAAACAGGAGAACGATCAGTCCCATCGCGGCGCCGGAGCTGATTCCCATCACCTCGGGGGCCGCCATGGGATTGCCAGTCATGCGCTGCATCAGGGTGCCGGCCACGGCCAGCATGGCGCCGGCGGCGAGCGCCGATGCGACACGCGGCCAGCGCCACGGCAAGAATTCGTGGATGCCGCCGAGACCGCTCCAGCGCCAGCCATCCGAGCCCACGCCCAGCGCGAGCGCGATCCAGACCACCAGCAGCAGCGCAATGAATCCTGCGAGCACCAGCCGCCACGGATGCGCGCTGCGCGGCACGACCACCTCGCTCACGCCACCGACGGGCGCCGTGGTCCGCAGCCGGGGCAGCAGCAGCAGCAGCATCGGTGCGCCGAGCAGCGCAGTGGCGGCTCCCGTCGGCATTTCGCGATAGCCTGATGGGATCAGCAGCACCAGTTGATCCGTCAACCAGAGCAGCCCGGCGCCACACAGCGGCGCCCAGATCAGCCGGTCGCGAAAGCGACGCGCGCCGGCCAGCATGACCATCGCCGGCGCCGCAAGCCCGACAAAGCCGAGTACGCCGACCAGGCTCACCACTGAGGCGCTGAGCGCAATGGCCACACTCAGCGCGCAGACCCGCGCCCCGGTCAAGCCAAGCCCGAGATTGCGCGCGGTCTCGTCATCGAAGCCGAGCAGTGTCAGCGGCCGCACCATCAACGCAATCAGCACCGCGGCGATCAGCAGCCGCGGCGCGAGAAACGTGACCCCGCTCCAGTCCTGCTGGTTGAGAAAGCCGGCGCCCCAGATGAACAGGCCGATCAGATAATCATGGTTGAACAACACCAGGACGTTGGTGACGGCGCCGCAATAGAACGCAACGATCAGCCCGGCCAACACCAGCGCCACCGGCGACAGCGCGCGGCGCCAGGCCAGCGCGAACACACACAGCACCGCGGCAAAGCCGCCGAGCATGGCGACCCATTCCTTGCCGAACACAAACAATGACGGCGCCCACAATGTCGCCGATGCCACGGCCAGCTGCGCCGCCGCCGACACGCCCAGCGTGGTCGGCTCGGCCAGCGGATTGCGCAGCACCTGCTGGCAGACGGTGCCAGCCAGCCCGAGCGCGGCGCCGCTCAGCAGCGCCACGGCCATCCGCGGCAGCACGGTGTAATGCATCAGCATCTGCCGGGCATCGTTGACGTCAGGCGCCTGCAGCGCGGCGCCCCATGCGGAGATGGGCAACAACGCCGTCCATTGACGCCAAGCCAGCGCCGCGGCCGCCGCGAACAGAATCACGATCAGCAGCGCCGGGCGCATCACGCCCCTGATATCCGGCTGCAGCGGCAGCGCATCAGCCTTTTGCATGATTATCTTTCGGCAGACGTTCGGCCAGCATGCGGGCGAAACGTTCGGCGGCAGGCACGCCGCCATAGAAGAAATGATTTGAGAGCACCGTCATCT is drawn from Bradyrhizobium prioriisuperbiae and contains these coding sequences:
- a CDS encoding LysR family transcriptional regulator, with product MDLRRLRYFVAVAEERSVGRAAVRLRMAQPPLSVQIRKLEAEVGTSLFRRGTRGMELTAAGRALLSRAREALALTAEGFEAARAVAAGRRGRLSVGYMFALAYAVLPKLVPELRRSLPKVDLEFIELSASTREARLLDHSVTVALCMPAIRHSEIEVATIGKQRLLLAMPAGSQLARATAVPVKKLQGRPLISLPWPAEDPATSVVTSLLRRNQISMPIANRVETVHSALSLVLAGEGMAILPACAQLGCPTGVVFRPFLDADDAIDVAVCWRRDSLNPLVRNFLKCAEKVIRQV
- a CDS encoding 4'-phosphopantetheinyl transferase family protein, whose protein sequence is MLWIAAVTGSRAKETRDALPLREAAAPLGSDEFERLLKFVHEEDRRSYAAAHGGARRLLARILQRPPEALRFSTTAHGKPVLSPPVPALDFSISHARGVVAVAVAQHPVGVDVEPLRAFDGMDGMSDLVLSPQEQANLRSASAPLRPRLFLRYWTLKEALLKAAGAGFSIAPNLITLDVGAAPAALSVPAQLGDPAQWQLTASEL
- a CDS encoding lysine N(6)-hydroxylase/L-ornithine N(5)-oxygenase family protein, encoding MSSHHVMEYDLIGVGFGPSNLALAIALDERARESRIRCLSLFIEKQPQFTWHGGMLLPDSDMQISFLKDLVSLRDPTSPLTFVNYLHKKGRLEAFINCRTFYPSRVEFNDYLRWVAGHYEKLSAYGESVVSVEPVMSGQLVTSLRVFSRTQGGGEIVRQARNLVVAVGGGPYIPAMFEPVAQDPRLIHSSRYLREIDRLGLDGAGKRVAVIGGGQSATEVTVDLRSRFPQLNVDLVFRGHALKPSDSSPFVNEIFNPDYTDFIFAQPEARREAIVRSFRNTNYAVVDADLLDRLYRMIYQQRVEGGSEVTLYPRSDITDIRATPAGIEIATSDRFAGTSKRSAYDAVLLATGYDRDSRHAFLEPIQRYVQSPTLDRNYRLVTSPAFKPKIHLQGYSEASHGLSDTLLSVLALRSQEIADSLLLSIQRRELIA
- a CDS encoding GNAT family N-acetyltransferase; the encoded protein is MTQGAGMTVVSRSLISDEASVSENVFPLGLTPAIVTLRNGAQLRVVSGGAPVMSLKFDEAASRLSLLDGPGDPKRALPALSAATEAALGWSPAAAQFVLDLGNRPQLIAHLLKHGLMEARGSEFVVEPGLVMQRPDNWLADADRPPLPLHYVMTDGKRHPRRPVKPEGVVYARFIPWLSQTISFRALDREADLPLFHRWMNDPRVAAFWDEDGDLDKHRAYIARLQADPHMLPLIGCFDDVPFSYFEIYWAKENRIAPFYDAGDYDRGWHVVVGEDAYRGRQFISAWLPSLMHYMFLDDCRTQRIVGEPAAAHVQQLRNLERSGFATIKNFDFPHKRATLVMLLRERFFGDRLWLPAATEAAVRA
- a CDS encoding cyclic peptide export ABC transporter; protein product: MNARHGLSAQIVQLLRPFWPIVLGGSLLGVVGGASVAGLLAVVNRGLHAPQGDVMSLLLVFGGLCLLILVGSIGADMSANFVGQRIIGSLRTSLAAEILAAPIDQLERYRTHRLIPVLTHDVDTISDFAFYISSFFVSLIIVAGCLVYLAVLSWPMFLVTGFVIIVGSLLQAYARTRGVKGFHAARHSEDELQRHYRSIAEGAKELRMNRQRRHRIYAEQLKGTVERISAVQIESINLFVTARALGTMLFFLVIGIALALRQWLWPDSPASVSSGFVLVLLYMRGPVDQVIGILPALGRAQVAMRRIAELSELFSTPEADLLAPAKPPALEVQSIEMRGVSYAFQQVAGSQPFVLGPIDFRVQRGEIVFIVGENGSGKTTLIKLLLGLYAPQNGVVLRDGAPVTAEDRDDYRQLFTTVFADYYLFEDLLRGPGIVPDVAERYLERLEVAHKVSVEDGVFSTTDLSTGQRKRLALMNAWLEGRPVLVFDEWAADQDPAFRQIFYTELLPDLKRLGKTIIVISHDDRYFGAADRIIRLKQGRIVAHATETTLVTPQPTEIST
- a CDS encoding siderophore-interacting protein, which encodes MGLLISEARIPFADAAGLASRMIDHLAEHNVAFEAHDGLMIARLSFGTSTLAVEPSAINVRVEASDLGNLEVLRSILASHIIEFAGDTPPTIVWQGHQSNGETLANFREVRLKSAIDLTPHMRRLTFTGGDIARFASDRELHVRLYFPPPDLAKPEWPRPAPDGQILWPPDDRRPLTRYYTIRRIDTATREIDIDFVLHDHAGPGARFAMDAHPGAICGMAGPLGRSARPARWMLLAGDETALPAIARILESLPDTTAGHVLIEVADAREELTLTAPSGMTVRWLHRDGATPGSTRLLIDAIRDVRWPDHRDVFAWVAAEAQTIKELRLHARDIPDVAREQLLAVAYWGLRRA
- a CDS encoding ATP-binding cassette domain-containing protein is translated as MLQPAAAAETSQAIAEPLFELDGVSFAIPERTLLEPLTLSLPARSVVGLIGHNGSGKSTLLKLLARQQPSSAGTIRFEGRPLKDWNDRQYARKVAYLPQQAPPAAGMLVKELVALGRYPWHGALGRFSDTDRAKVAEAMALTDIEPFADRLVDTLSGGERQRVWIAMLVAQDAQCLLLDEPISALDVAHQIDVLSLVQRLARERNLGVVIVLHDVNMAARFCDEIIALHSGKLITRGAPAAIMTPDELEAIYGIAMGVIPSPDSGHPISFVR
- the fhuB gene encoding Fe(3+)-hydroxamate ABC transporter permease FhuB, producing the protein MQKADALPLQPDIRGVMRPALLIVILFAAAAALAWRQWTALLPISAWGAALQAPDVNDARQMLMHYTVLPRMAVALLSGAALGLAGTVCQQVLRNPLAEPTTLGVSAAAQLAVASATLWAPSLFVFGKEWVAMLGGFAAVLCVFALAWRRALSPVALVLAGLIVAFYCGAVTNVLVLFNHDYLIGLFIWGAGFLNQQDWSGVTFLAPRLLIAAVLIALMVRPLTLLGFDDETARNLGLGLTGARVCALSVAIALSASVVSLVGVLGFVGLAAPAMVMLAGARRFRDRLIWAPLCGAGLLWLTDQLVLLIPSGYREMPTGAATALLGAPMLLLLLPRLRTTAPVGGVSEVVVPRSAHPWRLVLAGFIALLLVVWIALALGVGSDGWRWSGLGGIHEFLPWRWPRVASALAAGAMLAVAGTLMQRMTGNPMAAPEVMGISSGAAMGLIVLLFVFPAHSRLLQIAAGAIGAFTVLALVLLFSRRSEFNPDRLLLAGVAMSAIFGAVIAIALATGDPRMGQLLTLLAGSTYQIGGAEASVLLVIAAVLLLFTPVLSRWLDILPLGQVTAHAVGVSVAASRVAVMLVTALLTAAATLVVGPLSFIGLMAPHMARMMGAQRALHQIALAAVIGAILMVLADWAGRVIIFPYQVPAGLFATLIGGPYLMWLLRPRRA